Within Bacillus sp. E(2018), the genomic segment ATTGATATCGGAGCAAATACGATTTCCATCTCAGAAGTCAATGAAGAAGAATGGGCTACCGCTTGGAAAAAATATTATAAACCTGTAAAGATCTCAAAGCGGATCACGATCACTCCTACATGGGAAGATTATAAACCTGTACATTCTGATGAACTTATTATTGAGCTTGATCCAGGTATGGCATTTGGTACGGGTACACACCCAACTACAGTCATGAGTTTGCAAGCTATAGAAAAATATATAGCTGAAGGAGATTCTGTCATAGATGTTGGAACGGGGTCTGGTGTATTAAGCATTGCATCAGCTATGTTAGGTGCTAACAAAGTTGAGGCGTATGATCTGGATGAAGTGGCAGTAAATTCTGCACGTTTGAATGTGAAATTAAACAAAGTGAACCAAAAAGTGCATGTTGATCAGAATGATCTCTTAAAAGGGATTGAAGGTCCAGTTGACCTTGTAGTAGGGAATCTTTTGGCGGAGATCATACTCTTGTTTGTTGAAGATACAGCTAGAGTATTAAAGCCAGGTGGTTATTTTATAACGTCTGGAATTATCCAAGGGAAGAAACGGGAAGTTAGAGCGAAATTAGAAGAGCATGGATTCGAGATCGTAGAAGTATTAGAAATGGAAGATTGGGTTGCGATCGTTGCTCAAAATAAGAAATAAGATAGGAAGTGCATTTCATGCAAAGGTACTTTGTTTCAACAGAAAACTGGAAAGATGATGCTGTTACGATTACAGGGGATGATGCCAAGCACATCTTGAAGGTGATGAGAATGCAGGTAGGAGACGATTTCATCTGCTGTGATAACAAAGGTCGTACATCTTTGTGTGAAATCATAGAGGTTGACGGTAACGAAGTAGAGACGAAGATCATAAAAGATATTGAAACAAATGCTGAGCTTCCTGTCTTTGTTACCATTGCTCAAGGACTGCCAAAAGGGGATAAGTTAGAATATATTATCCAAAAAGGTACCGAACTCGGGGCTTTTTCCTTTTTTCCATTTGCGGCTGACCGTTCTGTTGTAAAATGGGATGACAAAAAAGCGGTAAAGAAAAAAGAAAGACTTGAAAAAATTGCAAAAGAAGCAGCAGAACAATCACATAGAAACCGGGTTCCGGAAATTTTGAATCCTGGTTCTTTTTCTGATTTGCTAAAAATGGCAGAACAGTATAAGATAAAAATCGTTGCGTTTGAGGAAGAAGCAAAACAGAACGAAATTTCTAACTTTGCTTCTGCTTTACGCACAGCCGAAATAGGAGACTCAATTCTATGTGTGATCGGTCCAGAAGGCGGCATCAGTGAGAAAGAAGCAGTCTTGCTAAATGATCATGGATTTTTATTGTGCGGGCTGGGTCCAAGAATTTTAAGGACTGAAACAGCACCATTGTACTTGTTATCAGCTATTTCTTATTATTTTGAATTAAAGGGGTGATCTACATGCCATCCGTTGCATTTCATACATTAGGTTGTAAAGTAAATCATTATGAGACTGAAGCGATCTGGCAGCTTTTCCAAGCTGAAGGATATGAACGTACAGATTTTGATAGTACAGCTGACGTTTATGTGATCAATACATGTACCGTAACGAATACGGGAGATAAAAAGAGCAGACAAGTTATACGAAGAGCTATTCGGAAGAATCCGGACGCTGTTATTTGTGTAACAGGTTGCTACGCTCAAACATCGCCTGCAGAGATTATGGCGATTCCAGGGGTAGACGTTGTAGTCGGTACACAAGACCGTTCTAAGATGCTTACTTACATTCAACAATATAAAGAAGAACGTATGCCTATTAATGGTGTGTCGAACATCATGAAAGCACGAGTGTATGAGGAGTTAGATGTTCCTGCATTTACAGATCGAACACGTGCATCGCTCAAGATACAAGAAGGATGCAATAATTTCTGTACGTTCTGTATTATTCCTTGGGCGAGAGGCCTTCTTCGTTCTCGGAAACCTGATGATGTACTTTCTCAAGCTCAGCAGCTTGTAGACTCTGGATACAAAGAAATCGTTCTAACTGGCATTCATACTGCTGGGTACGGGGAAGATATGAAAGACTATTCTTTTGCGAAGTTGTTGGATGATCTAGATAAGAACATCTCTGGTTTAAAACGAATCCGTATCTCATCCATTGAGGCTAGTCAGATCTCAGATGAAGTGATTGAAGTTATGGGTAGATCAGACAAAGTAGTGCCTCATCTGCACATACCTCTACAATCAGGGTCAAACACTGTGCTTCAACGAATGAGACGAAAGTATTCGATGGAAATGTTTGGCGAAAGATTGGATCGACTAAAAGAAGCACTTCCAGGACTTGCGATTACATCAGATGTTATTGTAGGTTTTCCAGGTGAAACAGAGGAAGAGTTCATGGAGACGTATCGTTTTATCGAGAAACATAAATTTATGGAACTTCATGTTTTCCCTTACTCTAAGCGGACTGGTACACCAGCTGCAAAGATGGAAGATCAAGTCCCAGAAGATATTAAAAATGAACGCGTCCACAAGCTTATAGCTCTATCTGATCAACTAGCTAAAGAATATGCATCCGACTATGAAGATACGGTTGTGGAAGTAATTCCTGAAGAGGCATTCAAAGAAGATTCTACAAACAAATTATATGTTGGATATACACCGAACTATCTTAAAGTTTTGTTTGAAGGAAACGAAGATATGATAGGTAAATTGGTTAAAGTGAAAATCACCGAAGCTGGGTATCCTTATAATAAAGGTGTATTTGTAAAACAAGAAATGGAAGAAATCCTAAAACAAGCTGTTTCAAGCTAACATCCTGGAGTTCTAATCAGGATGTTTTTTCATGATAAGTGAGGTTTTAGTGATTTCCTACACCTCACTGTAAATATTTTTAAGATGCTCGATTTATGTCGAAAAATTTGTTATGATACTATCGTTGTTTAATTTTTTTATTTAGAAAGGGTTTGTTGAAATGAGCAATTTAAACGTTGCAAGAATGATCGATCACACAGCATTAAAAGCTGAAACTTCAAAGAAAGAAATCTTAACTCTTTGTGAGGAAGCTAAAAAATATAATTTCTTTTCTGTTTGTGTTAATCCAACTTGGGTATATACAGCATTCGAACAACTAAAAGATTCAGATGTAGCAGTTTGTACGGTAATTGGTTTCCCGTTAGGTGCAAACACTCCTGAAGTTAAAGCGTTTGAAACAAAGAATGCGATTGAAAATGGTGCAACTGAAGTAGATATGGTCATCAACATCGGTGCATTAAAAGATGGCAACTACGAGCTTGTGGAACAAGATGTTCGTGCAGTTGTTGAAGCAGCAAAAGGCAAAGCTTTAACAAAAGCGATTATTGAAACTTCTCTTCTTTCAAACGAAGAAAAAGTTAAAGCTTGCGAGATCGCTGTTAAAGCAGGTATCGATTTTGTTAAAACATCAACAGGCTTCTCTACTGGTGGAGCAACTGTAGAAGATATTAAATTAATGCGTGAAACGGTTGGTCCTAACATCGGTGTTAAAGCATCAGGTGCAGTACGTGACCGCGAGACTGCATTAGCTATGATTGAAGCGGGTGCTACACGTATTGGAGCAAGCGCTGGAATCGCTATTGTTGAAGGCGGAACATCTACTTCAGATTATTAATTGTTACTTTTAAGTCATTTACCTTATCTCCTAAGACCAACTTGTTTAAATTAAGTTGACCGTACTGCAAGGATATATTATAATGGCAAAAGATATGTGACGCATCTTTACTTTATGTAAGGGTGGTCTGGAGGGAGGGAAATACAAATGGCAGAAACACGTATTCGCAAGAATGAATCCATTGATGATGCTCTTCGTCGTTTTAAAAGATCCGTTTCCAAAGATGGAACATTGGCTGAAGTTAAAAAGCGCAAGCATTATGAAAAGCCAAGCGTAAAGCGTAAGAAGAAGGCTGAGGCAGCAAGAAAGCGTAAGTTCTAAGCGGGGTGTAAGTTAGTAATATGAGTCTTCTTAATGATTTAAACCAAGATATGAAACAAGCGATGAAGGACAAGAACAAGCAGAAGCTTTCTGTAATTCGCATGCTTAAGGCATCACTTCAAAATGAAGCCATCAAGCAAGGACGTGAATTAAATGAGGAAGAAGAGCTTACCGTTCTTGTACGCGAAATGAAACAAAGAAAAGACTCCCTCCAAGAATTCGAAAAAGCTGGCCGCGATGATTTAGTCGCTGGACTTCAAGATGAAATTGCTGTGCTTACGCCATATTTACCAAAACAGCTCACTGAAGAAGAACTTCAAGAAATTGTTGCACAAACGATTTCTGAGATAGGTGCTGCTTCTAAAGCTGATATGGGTAAAGTTATGGGGGCTCTTATGCCTAAAGTTAAAGGGAAAGCCGATGGTGGACTCGTTAACCGTATTGTTCAGCAACAATTATCATAATTGAAATGACAAACGCTCTGTATTTATACAGGGCGTTTTCTTATTTTTTGAAACTTTTTTCCACAAATTAACGTAAAATAAAGTGGAGGGGGTGTTAGATTGTGAAACAGGTTCGATTGTTCATCTATATGCTTTGTGTGATTTGGGGTATTTATGGTGTACTTTCAACTTCACTAGTATTTTCAGCAGGTAAAGGTAAGACAGTTACGTTCATACCTGTAGAACATGAAGTTGAAAGAGGCCTTGAAGCATTCTTAGATCGAAGTATCCATAAAGCGGAAAAAGATGGAACTGATCATATCGTTCTAGAGATTTATACTCCTGGTGGCCGAGTAGATGCTGCACTACATATCGCAAAAGTCATGAGAGAAACAGAAATTCCAATCACAGCCTATGTGGTTAAAAACGCTTTTTCAGCAGGAGCCTATATCGCTTTAAATGCAGATCAGATTGTTATGAAGCCATCCACAACGATTGGATCTGCCGCAGTGATCGACAGTCAAGGAAATACCGCCGGACAAAAAGCAGAATCTGCATGGAAAGCAGAGATGCTTGCAGCAGCAGAGCTGAATGAAAGAACTCCAGTGTACGCTGAAGCGATGGTAGACCCAGACGTTGAGATTCCTGAATTGGGTTTAGAAAAAGGTGAGTTGCTTACTCTAACTGCAAGTGAAGCATTAAAAGTAGGGTATGCAGAAAAAATTGCAGAAGATCGTCAAGAACTGCTCGCGTATCTGAACTTGGAAGAAGCAAAGATCTTAGAATCCAATCCTACTCTTGCTGATAAGATCGCGCGCTTTGTTACAAACCCTGTTGTCGTGCCGATTCTTTTATCTTTAGGAAGCTTGGGTCTTGTTTTAGAGCTTTATACACCTGGATTTGGAATTGCAGGTTCTATCGGTGCTTTGTCATTATTGTTGTTTTTCTACGGCCATATGATAGCGGGTCTCGCCGGTTGGGAAGCAATCATTTTATTTGGTGTCGGACTGATCTTACTGATTCTAGAATTGTTTCTGCCAGGTGGCATTATCGGTATACTGGGGGTGTTGGCCGTGTTAACAGGATTGATTATGGCAGGTGGATCTTTAACAGGAATTTTGGTCGCCATTGCGATCGCTATTGTTGTTACGATTATTGGATCATATTTCTTCTTACGTTCATTTGGATATAACGGTTCATTAAAGAAACTCGTTCTATTTGATTCAACAAGCTCTGAAAAGGGTTATCTATCTCATAAAGAGCGAGAAGATCTAACAGGCAGGATCGGCGTCACAGCGACAACACTACGGCCTTCTGGAAGTTTAAGACTTGATGATGAGTTCATAGATGTAGTGACAGAAGGATCGTATATCGAAAAAGGTACGCCTGTTAAGATTATTAAAGCTTCTGGTGGACGTGTTGTAGTAAGAGCAATAGAAAAAAATGAATAAATTAAGAATGGAGAGTGTGTAGATGTTAGAATTCGGATCGATCGCCAGTATTGTCGTTATAGGGTTGATTGTAATCGCTTTAGCTGTATTATTTACGTTTGTACCCGTCATGTTATGGATTTCTGCTTTAGCAGCAGGAGTAAGAGTGGGAATCTTTACATTGGTTGGTATGAGATTAAGAAGAGTTATTCCGAACCGTGTTATTAATCCATTGATTAAAGCTGTAAAAGCGGGACTTGATTTAAGTACGAACCAGCTGGAAAGTCATTATCTAGCTGGGGGAAATGTTGACAGAGTAGTTAATGCATTGATTGCAGCGCATCGTGCAAATATTGAACTTAGTTTTGAGCGAGCAGCAGCGATTGATCTTGCGGGACGTGATGTACTCGAAGCTGTTCAGATGAGTGTAAATCCTAAAGTAATAGAAACACCTTTTATCGCCGGTGTAGCATTAGATGGGATTGAAGTTAAAGCGAAAGCTAGAATAACTGTTCGTGCAAATATAGATCGACTAGTAGGTGGAGCTGGTGAAGAAACGATAATCGCCCGTGTCGGGGAAGGAATTGTTAGCACGATTGGTTCTTCTGCAACACATAAGAAAGTACTTGAGAATCCAGATTTGATCTCACAAACCGTATTATCAAAAGGGCTAGATGCTGGAACGGCTTTTGAGATTCTATCTATTGATATTGCAGACATCGATATTGGCAAGAACATCGGAGCAGAACTTCAAACAGATCAAGCGATGGCTGATAAGAATATCGCTCAGGCAAAAGCAGAAGAAAGACGTGCGATGGCTGTAGCGAAAGAACAAGAGATGAAAGCGAGAGTTCAAGAGATGAGAGCGAAAGTTGTAGAAGCAGAAGCAGAGGTGCCAATGGCATTAGCGGAAGCTCTACGTTCTGGAAACATGGGTTTTATGGATTATATGAACATGAAGAACATTATGGCAGACACTACGATGCGTGAATCGATCAGTAAATCATCAAACCCTGATAAAGAGAACGATGATAAAGGACGGAAGTTGTAAGTATGAATATTATAGAAGCGATTATTGAACTCCTACTAGCAAATATCGCTTTTGTTATTCTGATTGCAGGCGGCTTGTATAGTGTCTTTAAACGCCAAAAAGAAATGAAAGAAACGAAACGTTCAGAACCGAATCGCCGTAAGACAGAAGCACCAAAACAAACGGTTTCACCTTTTGGTTTGCCCACAGAGCCTCGACCTAAAGAAGTTAAAGAAGCGATAGAAATCCATAAAGAAAAAATGAATCAAAAATGGAATGAACAACCTTCATATACTCGTGAATCGAATAAGGCGCGAACAGAAAAAGTCACTAATCGATATCAAGATAAAGAAGATCAAATTATGAACGATTTTAAGGTGAATCAAAAAGAACTACAAAAAGCGATCATATGGTCAGAGGTTCTTTCTAAACCTAAAGCTTTGCAAAAACGGTCTTAACATAAGGTAACTTGTAATAAGAGTGATAGTTTCCCCCCTTCTCTCATAAAAATGGAGAGAGGGGGTTTTTTTATGGGCAAATTACGGCAGCAAGTAAACAAATGGATGATGCAAAACCTTGAGCTACCAGCAGATGTAGTGATGGATTTACCCCGGATTACAATGATTGGACAACTGCACATCTATATTGAGAATCATAGAGGTGTTAAGGCCTTCTCGAATGAACAGCTCACACTCAAATTAAAACAAGGCGTGCTTCATATAAAGGGAAGTGAGTTTGTTATTAAAACGATCTTACCTGAAGAAATTTTGTTAGAAGGTACTATTTCTTCAGTCGACTTTGAAAACGAATAATCATCTCATGTAACAGGGAGGGACAAGATGAAAACCAAATGGAACCATTTGAAAGGGTATGTAAGGGTAGAAATTATTGGACAAGATTCAAGTTCTTTTATTAATACGTGCATTCAATCTGGAATTGGAATATGGGATATCCAGCCTCTAGACAACAACCGCGCGCTCGTCTCTATATCTGTTTCAGACGTACAAAGAGCAAGGGGGATATTAAAAGAAAACAACTTGAAGATCAGGATTAAAGAAAAGAAGGGGACACCGTTTCTTCTAAAGAAAATGTGGAAGAGAAACGGTTTTATCCTCGGTATGCTGTCGTTTATTTGCCTTTTATTTTTATTATCTAATATGATTTGGAATATAAATGTTACGGGGGCAAATCCTAAGACAGAATACGAGTTAAGAAAAGCTGCTGTAGAACTTGGAGTAACTAAAGGAAAGTTTATCTTTTTGTTACCGAATGTTAGAGAGATACAGCGAGATCTAACAGAGAAGATGGATAACGTTACTTGGATCGGTGTAACTCAACATGGTACTTCTTACCGATTTGAAGTGGTCGAAAAAGAGATTCCAGAAGCAAAGCAAGTTACAGGACCGAGACATCTGGTCGCTACTAAGGAAGCTGTGATTCACTCCGTATTCGTCGAAAAGGGACAACCTATTGTAGGGGTTAACGACTATGTTAAGAAAGGATCGTTGTTAGTCTCAGGACTGATCGGAAAAGAAAAAAAACCGCAGCTTGTAAGTGCGAGAGGGGAAATTTGGGGAGAAGTCTGGTACCAAACAGAGGTTGAGGTCCCCTTAAATACTTCCTTTCAAACCTACACCGGTAAATCTAAAAATAGGCATTATGTTTCACTATTTGGTTTAAATGTTCCTGTTTATGGATTTTCAGAAGGAGAATTTAAAGATAAAACGGAAACACTAAATGAATCACCTCTTTATCTAGCAAAATGGAAAATGCCGTTTTCTTATATAAAGAAAGAGATCAGGGAAACGGACGGAGTAAAACGTTCTTATAGTAAAGCCGAGGCAATTGAAGTAGGAAAAAAGATGGCAAAGAAAGAACTTTCAAAAAAATTACCCGATGATGCAAAAATTAATGGTGAAAAAGTTTGGCAACAAAACG encodes:
- the prmA gene encoding 50S ribosomal protein L11 methyltransferase is translated as MKWSEISIHTTQEAVEPVSNILHEAGASGVVIEDVDDLSKERQSVFGEIYQLNPSDYPSEGVILKAYLPVNSFLGETVEEIKQAITNLVKYDIDIGANTISISEVNEEEWATAWKKYYKPVKISKRITITPTWEDYKPVHSDELIIELDPGMAFGTGTHPTTVMSLQAIEKYIAEGDSVIDVGTGSGVLSIASAMLGANKVEAYDLDEVAVNSARLNVKLNKVNQKVHVDQNDLLKGIEGPVDLVVGNLLAEIILLFVEDTARVLKPGGYFITSGIIQGKKREVRAKLEEHGFEIVEVLEMEDWVAIVAQNKK
- a CDS encoding 16S rRNA (uracil(1498)-N(3))-methyltransferase, whose translation is MQRYFVSTENWKDDAVTITGDDAKHILKVMRMQVGDDFICCDNKGRTSLCEIIEVDGNEVETKIIKDIETNAELPVFVTIAQGLPKGDKLEYIIQKGTELGAFSFFPFAADRSVVKWDDKKAVKKKERLEKIAKEAAEQSHRNRVPEILNPGSFSDLLKMAEQYKIKIVAFEEEAKQNEISNFASALRTAEIGDSILCVIGPEGGISEKEAVLLNDHGFLLCGLGPRILRTETAPLYLLSAISYYFELKG
- the mtaB gene encoding tRNA (N(6)-L-threonylcarbamoyladenosine(37)-C(2))-methylthiotransferase MtaB, yielding MPSVAFHTLGCKVNHYETEAIWQLFQAEGYERTDFDSTADVYVINTCTVTNTGDKKSRQVIRRAIRKNPDAVICVTGCYAQTSPAEIMAIPGVDVVVGTQDRSKMLTYIQQYKEERMPINGVSNIMKARVYEELDVPAFTDRTRASLKIQEGCNNFCTFCIIPWARGLLRSRKPDDVLSQAQQLVDSGYKEIVLTGIHTAGYGEDMKDYSFAKLLDDLDKNISGLKRIRISSIEASQISDEVIEVMGRSDKVVPHLHIPLQSGSNTVLQRMRRKYSMEMFGERLDRLKEALPGLAITSDVIVGFPGETEEEFMETYRFIEKHKFMELHVFPYSKRTGTPAAKMEDQVPEDIKNERVHKLIALSDQLAKEYASDYEDTVVEVIPEEAFKEDSTNKLYVGYTPNYLKVLFEGNEDMIGKLVKVKITEAGYPYNKGVFVKQEMEEILKQAVSS
- the deoC gene encoding deoxyribose-phosphate aldolase, with the translated sequence MSNLNVARMIDHTALKAETSKKEILTLCEEAKKYNFFSVCVNPTWVYTAFEQLKDSDVAVCTVIGFPLGANTPEVKAFETKNAIENGATEVDMVINIGALKDGNYELVEQDVRAVVEAAKGKALTKAIIETSLLSNEEKVKACEIAVKAGIDFVKTSTGFSTGGATVEDIKLMRETVGPNIGVKASGAVRDRETALAMIEAGATRIGASAGIAIVEGGTSTSDY
- the rpsU gene encoding 30S ribosomal protein S21, which produces MAETRIRKNESIDDALRRFKRSVSKDGTLAEVKKRKHYEKPSVKRKKKAEAARKRKF
- a CDS encoding GatB/YqeY domain-containing protein, which produces MSLLNDLNQDMKQAMKDKNKQKLSVIRMLKASLQNEAIKQGRELNEEEELTVLVREMKQRKDSLQEFEKAGRDDLVAGLQDEIAVLTPYLPKQLTEEELQEIVAQTISEIGAASKADMGKVMGALMPKVKGKADGGLVNRIVQQQLS
- a CDS encoding nodulation protein NfeD, with protein sequence MKQVRLFIYMLCVIWGIYGVLSTSLVFSAGKGKTVTFIPVEHEVERGLEAFLDRSIHKAEKDGTDHIVLEIYTPGGRVDAALHIAKVMRETEIPITAYVVKNAFSAGAYIALNADQIVMKPSTTIGSAAVIDSQGNTAGQKAESAWKAEMLAAAELNERTPVYAEAMVDPDVEIPELGLEKGELLTLTASEALKVGYAEKIAEDRQELLAYLNLEEAKILESNPTLADKIARFVTNPVVVPILLSLGSLGLVLELYTPGFGIAGSIGALSLLLFFYGHMIAGLAGWEAIILFGVGLILLILELFLPGGIIGILGVLAVLTGLIMAGGSLTGILVAIAIAIVVTIIGSYFFLRSFGYNGSLKKLVLFDSTSSEKGYLSHKEREDLTGRIGVTATTLRPSGSLRLDDEFIDVVTEGSYIEKGTPVKIIKASGGRVVVRAIEKNE
- the floA gene encoding flotillin-like protein FloA (flotillin-like protein involved in membrane lipid rafts) produces the protein MLEFGSIASIVVIGLIVIALAVLFTFVPVMLWISALAAGVRVGIFTLVGMRLRRVIPNRVINPLIKAVKAGLDLSTNQLESHYLAGGNVDRVVNALIAAHRANIELSFERAAAIDLAGRDVLEAVQMSVNPKVIETPFIAGVALDGIEVKAKARITVRANIDRLVGGAGEETIIARVGEGIVSTIGSSATHKKVLENPDLISQTVLSKGLDAGTAFEILSIDIADIDIGKNIGAELQTDQAMADKNIAQAKAEERRAMAVAKEQEMKARVQEMRAKVVEAEAEVPMALAEALRSGNMGFMDYMNMKNIMADTTMRESISKSSNPDKENDDKGRKL
- the yqfC gene encoding sporulation protein YqfC translates to MGKLRQQVNKWMMQNLELPADVVMDLPRITMIGQLHIYIENHRGVKAFSNEQLTLKLKQGVLHIKGSEFVIKTILPEEILLEGTISSVDFENE
- the yqfD gene encoding sporulation protein YqfD, which produces MKTKWNHLKGYVRVEIIGQDSSSFINTCIQSGIGIWDIQPLDNNRALVSISVSDVQRARGILKENNLKIRIKEKKGTPFLLKKMWKRNGFILGMLSFICLLFLLSNMIWNINVTGANPKTEYELRKAAVELGVTKGKFIFLLPNVREIQRDLTEKMDNVTWIGVTQHGTSYRFEVVEKEIPEAKQVTGPRHLVATKEAVIHSVFVEKGQPIVGVNDYVKKGSLLVSGLIGKEKKPQLVSARGEIWGEVWYQTEVEVPLNTSFQTYTGKSKNRHYVSLFGLNVPVYGFSEGEFKDKTETLNESPLYLAKWKMPFSYIKKEIRETDGVKRSYSKAEAIEVGKKMAKKELSKKLPDDAKINGEKVWQQNVSNGKVKLTMLYQVIENIASAQPIPIQQGE